The following coding sequences are from one Thermocrinis jamiesonii window:
- the bioA gene encoding adenosylmethionine--8-amino-7-oxononanoate transaminase: MDYRTLESWDKEYFWHPFTQMKVYREEENLIFERGEGVYLYDVKGRKFIDAISSLWCNVHGHNHPKLNQAIIDQLKKVAHTTTLGSSNVPAIVLAKRLVDITPPCLTKVFYSEDGAEAVEIAIKLAYQYWRNKGQKRRIFITLSQAYHGDTLGAVSLGGIDLFHGAYKDIIFETIKLPSPYLFCKERYGKLTEECKEELLSLLEDILKKRDDIVAVSLEAGIQAAAGMLPFPKGFLKGVRELTKKYDVLMIVDEVATGFGRTGTMFYCEQEQVCPDFMCLGKGITGGYLPLAVTLTTEEVFNAFLGEFGEMKHFYHGHTYTGNNLACAVALANLEVFEEEKTLEKLKPKIEYLSERLKEFWHLDFVGDVRQLGFMAGIELVKDKEKGIPFPYGERMGFKVAYKCREKGVFLRPLGDVMVLMMPLVVEKEHIDQVVDALKWAIESLKG; encoded by the coding sequence ATGGACTACCGAACCTTAGAAAGCTGGGACAAAGAATACTTTTGGCATCCCTTTACCCAGATGAAGGTTTATAGAGAAGAAGAGAACCTAATATTTGAAAGGGGAGAAGGGGTCTATCTGTATGATGTAAAGGGAAGAAAGTTCATAGATGCCATATCTTCCCTTTGGTGCAATGTCCATGGACACAACCATCCAAAGCTAAATCAAGCCATTATAGACCAACTTAAAAAAGTTGCTCATACAACAACCCTTGGAAGTTCAAACGTGCCGGCCATAGTCCTTGCTAAAAGGTTGGTGGATATAACACCACCCTGTTTGACAAAGGTCTTTTACTCAGAGGATGGAGCGGAAGCGGTAGAAATAGCCATAAAGCTTGCTTATCAGTATTGGAGAAACAAAGGGCAAAAAAGAAGGATATTCATAACCCTTTCTCAGGCTTATCACGGAGACACATTAGGAGCGGTCAGCCTTGGAGGAATAGACCTATTTCACGGAGCATACAAGGATATAATCTTTGAAACCATAAAGCTTCCTTCTCCTTATCTTTTTTGTAAAGAAAGATACGGAAAGCTTACGGAGGAATGCAAGGAAGAGCTTTTGTCACTTTTGGAGGATATACTGAAAAAAAGGGATGACATAGTCGCTGTGAGCTTGGAGGCAGGGATACAAGCTGCGGCGGGTATGCTTCCCTTTCCAAAGGGCTTTTTGAAAGGAGTTAGAGAACTTACAAAAAAATACGATGTTTTGATGATCGTGGACGAGGTTGCCACCGGTTTTGGAAGGACGGGGACTATGTTTTACTGTGAGCAAGAGCAAGTTTGTCCAGACTTTATGTGTTTGGGTAAAGGTATAACCGGAGGATATCTTCCCTTGGCAGTCACCTTGACCACAGAGGAGGTTTTTAACGCCTTTTTGGGAGAGTTTGGGGAGATGAAGCACTTTTACCACGGACACACCTACACAGGAAACAACTTAGCCTGTGCGGTAGCGTTGGCAAACCTTGAAGTTTTTGAGGAGGAAAAGACCTTAGAAAAACTAAAACCTAAGATAGAATACCTTTCAGAAAGACTGAAGGAGTTTTGGCATCTTGACTTTGTGGGAGATGTGCGTCAGCTTGGGTTTATGGCAGGCATAGAGTTAGTTAAAGACAAGGAAAAGGGCATTCCTTTCCCATATGGTGAAAGAATGGGCTTTAAGGTTGCTTACAAGTGCAGAGAAAAGGGGGTATTTTTAAGGCCCTTGGGGGATGTGATGGTTCTAATGATGCCTTTGGTGGTAGAAAAAGAACACATAGACCAGGTGGTTGATGCCTTAAAGTGGGCTATTGAAAGCTTGAAAGGATGA
- a CDS encoding sigma-54-dependent transcriptional regulator, whose product MITSEVKTKVLIVEDDKGVGTTLRTILEEEGYDVELVDCMSKAREIAQREYFHAVLLDLWLPDGNGLDFIKELKEYLPMSPIIVITGHGKTEHAVRSIKEGAFDFLEKPFSMEKLLLTLKKALELSYVPQKDEEDIVGISKSIMALKELINKVAKSNASVLILGESGVGKELVARRIHKLSQRKNFVDLNCANISDDLFESELFGYEKGAFTSAVSRKQGKLELAHDGTLFLDEIGDLSPKAQAKLLRVLETKQFSRLGGNQIITSNFRLISASNKDIRNMVEKGTFREDLYHRIATIVIHVPPLRERTEDIPILIEHFLKRYACRKTFTEGALNMLKSYRWKGNVRELKNFVEKLCILHEGEQVSKTDVEKFLGVPYEEDISFLFAEKDLRTAKQAFEKLFIQRKLKEYNNDVKKVAQVIGIDLSNLYRKIKLYGIEV is encoded by the coding sequence TTGATCACTTCAGAAGTTAAAACAAAGGTGCTTATAGTGGAGGACGACAAAGGGGTAGGTACAACCCTAAGGACTATACTGGAAGAAGAGGGCTATGATGTGGAGTTAGTAGATTGTATGAGTAAGGCAAGAGAGATAGCCCAAAGGGAATACTTTCACGCAGTTCTTTTGGACCTTTGGCTTCCCGACGGCAACGGCCTTGACTTTATAAAGGAGCTAAAAGAATACCTTCCCATGTCTCCCATAATCGTAATAACCGGACACGGAAAGACAGAGCATGCGGTAAGGTCTATAAAAGAGGGAGCCTTTGACTTTTTGGAAAAGCCCTTTTCTATGGAAAAGCTATTGCTAACGCTGAAAAAAGCCCTTGAGCTTTCCTATGTGCCTCAGAAGGACGAAGAGGACATAGTGGGGATAAGCAAGTCCATAATGGCACTCAAAGAGTTGATAAACAAGGTAGCCAAAAGTAATGCAAGCGTTCTGATTCTTGGAGAAAGTGGCGTGGGTAAAGAGTTGGTTGCAAGGCGTATTCACAAGCTTTCTCAAAGAAAAAATTTTGTAGATCTAAACTGTGCTAACATTTCTGACGATCTGTTTGAGTCAGAGCTTTTTGGTTACGAAAAAGGCGCTTTTACCTCTGCAGTTTCAAGGAAACAGGGAAAGTTGGAGCTTGCCCACGATGGGACACTGTTTTTGGACGAAATAGGGGACCTCAGTCCCAAAGCTCAGGCAAAGCTTTTAAGGGTTTTGGAAACAAAGCAGTTTAGCAGACTTGGTGGTAATCAGATAATAACTTCAAACTTTAGGTTGATAAGCGCATCCAACAAGGACATAAGGAACATGGTGGAGAAAGGCACGTTTAGGGAGGACCTGTATCACAGAATAGCAACCATAGTCATACACGTGCCACCTCTTAGGGAAAGGACGGAAGATATACCCATCTTGATTGAACACTTCCTCAAAAGGTATGCTTGCAGAAAAACATTCACCGAGGGAGCTTTAAACATGTTAAAAAGTTATCGGTGGAAGGGGAACGTAAGGGAACTGAAAAACTTCGTAGAAAAGCTCTGTATTCTTCACGAGGGGGAACAGGTTTCCAAAACCGATGTGGAAAAGTTTCTCGGTGTTCCTTATGAAGAAGACATCAGTTTTTTGTTTGCGGAAAAGGACCTGCGCACCGCCAAGCAAGCCTTTGAAAAGCTATTCATCCAAAGAAAGCTTAAAGAATACAACAACGACGTGAAAAAAGTAGCCCAGGTTATAGGCATAGACCTGTCCAACCTTTACAGAAAAATAAAACTCTACGGAATAGAAGTTTAA
- the thiL gene encoding thiamine-phosphate kinase, with amino-acid sequence MTVSDLGEFGLIEHLKDKFSLAEVGDDTACIELGGEKILLTCDSLLEGRHFLPFYPMSAVGWKSVSATISDIIANGGRPLYLLVTLLLPDLELKKVEELYEGMTRACEFYGTKIVGGNIVKSEKLGLDLFAIGQTRRFVGRGSAKVGDGVFVSGTLGDSLAGLELLLMEKKSYEDFELSLIERHLRPTARIDYVGHISKYANASMDISDGLASDIRHMAKRSGLRFNIIKEKLPLSRELYEFAKKHGKDPYQYALKGGEDYQLLFTHPPEKINPFLDMTQIGYVQDGEGVFVDNKPLEEYGFDHFRS; translated from the coding sequence ATGACGGTCTCAGACCTCGGAGAGTTTGGACTGATAGAACATCTTAAAGACAAGTTTTCTTTGGCGGAAGTGGGGGACGATACCGCTTGCATAGAGCTTGGAGGAGAAAAAATCCTTCTTACCTGTGATAGTCTTTTGGAAGGAAGGCATTTTTTGCCCTTTTATCCGATGTCTGCGGTAGGTTGGAAGAGTGTTAGTGCTACAATCAGCGACATAATAGCCAATGGTGGAAGGCCCCTTTATTTGCTTGTAACCCTTCTTCTTCCAGATTTAGAGCTAAAGAAAGTGGAAGAGCTTTACGAAGGTATGACAAGGGCATGTGAGTTTTACGGAACTAAGATAGTGGGGGGCAATATAGTAAAGTCAGAAAAACTTGGGTTAGACCTTTTTGCTATAGGGCAGACAAGGAGGTTTGTGGGTAGGGGTTCCGCAAAGGTGGGAGATGGGGTCTTTGTTAGTGGAACTTTGGGCGATTCTTTGGCAGGGTTGGAACTTTTGCTTATGGAAAAAAAGAGCTATGAGGACTTTGAACTTAGCCTGATAGAAAGACACCTAAGGCCTACCGCAAGGATAGATTATGTGGGACACATATCAAAGTATGCCAACGCCAGTATGGACATAAGCGACGGGCTTGCTTCAGACATCAGACACATGGCAAAAAGAAGCGGTCTAAGATTTAACATCATCAAAGAGAAACTGCCCCTTTCAAGGGAGCTTTACGAGTTTGCAAAAAAACACGGAAAGGACCCATACCAATATGCGCTGAAGGGTGGCGAGGATTACCAGCTTCTTTTTACCCATCCACCGGAGAAAATAAACCCCTTTTTGGACATGACTCAAATAGGTTATGTGCAGGATGGGGAAGGGGTTTTTGTAGATAACAAACCCTTGGAGGAGTACGGCTTTGATCACTTCAGAAGTTAA
- a CDS encoding NIL domain-containing protein — MNFIRVQLIYPEDKVKEPLLCALCKNFDVVVNIRTAKVSKDAGILTVEIDGEAEEIDRAIRFLEEKGIIVQPIEGQIFTE, encoded by the coding sequence ATGAACTTCATCAGGGTACAATTGATCTATCCGGAAGATAAGGTAAAGGAACCTTTGCTCTGTGCCCTTTGTAAAAACTTTGACGTTGTGGTAAACATAAGGACCGCTAAGGTGTCCAAGGACGCTGGTATTTTGACTGTTGAGATTGACGGGGAGGCAGAGGAGATAGACAGGGCTATAAGGTTCTTAGAAGAGAAAGGAATAATAGTTCAGCCTATAGAAGGACAGATATTTACGGAATGA